One Thermodesulfovibrionales bacterium DNA segment encodes these proteins:
- a CDS encoding glycosyltransferase family 4 protein: MRILCLITDAFGSYGGISKFNRDLLTALCSCSTVEEVVAIPRIMPNSPGVLPKKLTHVTEALNRKARFITTTLRIAARNRDFDLIICGHINLLPLSCVCRWLTGRPLALVVHGVDAWKPTRSLLANHLVGKVDALISVSEYTRNRIREWAKLGKVNCYILPNCVNLESFGPGPKNEGLLDRYGLKGKTVLMTLGRLDSQERAKGFDEVLEVLPHIARDIPDIVYLIAGDGPDRARLAEKARTLKIEDRVVFAGFVREEEKADHYRLADAYVMPSRGEGFGIVFLEAMACGIPVIGSRADAGREALRDGKLGALVNPADNKEILKAVKNALKAQRRIPEGLAYFSEEAFQVRVQEMLTVVTGTRN, from the coding sequence ATGAGAATCCTTTGCCTCATAACCGATGCCTTTGGCAGTTATGGTGGAATATCAAAGTTTAACCGTGACTTGCTCACAGCGCTTTGCTCTTGTTCAACCGTGGAGGAAGTCGTGGCAATTCCGCGAATCATGCCCAACTCACCGGGAGTTCTTCCAAAGAAGCTTACACACGTGACCGAAGCATTGAACAGAAAGGCGCGGTTTATCACCACGACCCTGAGAATCGCAGCCCGCAATCGCGATTTTGACCTGATCATCTGCGGCCATATAAACCTGCTCCCCTTATCATGCGTTTGCCGGTGGCTGACAGGCAGGCCGCTCGCACTGGTGGTGCATGGGGTCGACGCCTGGAAGCCGACCAGAAGTCTTCTGGCCAATCATCTCGTCGGAAAGGTTGACGCCCTGATCTCTGTAAGCGAATATACGAGGAACCGCATTCGCGAATGGGCGAAGTTGGGAAAAGTCAACTGTTACATACTTCCCAATTGCGTTAATCTCGAGTCATTCGGGCCGGGGCCTAAGAACGAGGGACTGCTGGACCGCTATGGGCTGAAGGGTAAGACTGTTCTGATGACGCTGGGGCGCCTTGATTCTCAAGAACGTGCCAAGGGTTTTGACGAAGTTCTGGAGGTGCTGCCCCACATTGCCCGTGACATACCCGACATAGTCTATTTGATAGCTGGTGACGGACCTGACAGGGCGAGACTCGCGGAGAAGGCACGGACGCTGAAGATCGAAGACAGGGTCGTATTTGCAGGATTTGTCCGCGAGGAAGAGAAGGCAGACCATTATCGTCTTGCGGATGCCTATGTGATGCCAAGTCGCGGTGAAGGCTTCGGCATTGTTTTTCTGGAGGCAATGGCGTGCGGAATCCCTGTAATCGGCAGCAGGGCTGATGCAGGCCGGGAGGCTTTGAGAGATGGTAAGCTGGGAGCTTTGGTAAATCCGGCTGATAACAAGGAGATTCTCAAAGCGGTAAAGAATGCTCTAAAGGCCCAACGTCGTATACCGGAAGGTCTGGCTTACTTCTCCGAAGAGGCTTTCCAGGTAAGGGTTCAAGAGATGCTTACTGTCGTAACAGGGACCAGGAACTGA
- a CDS encoding lipopolysaccharide biosynthesis protein, whose amino-acid sequence MINRRRLIKDGVWVSIGQIGSAVGTLIGIRALTEFVVPQTFGAVALLLGCTTLVLGTIVSPVMQAALKYYPEYSNGRGHTLRSAILNILAKRIALCLSAAAVGALLAAWLFGVDVTLVFLCAVLLILDGLRTFEMSLLNAARRQAACAMISNGEAWGRPMAAIWALRLFGSSAVSILLAYAFTSAVILCIFYCTTRLEGSGSYTHPDPSIRSVINGYSLPLIPMAALGWINGVGDRYLIGGMLGLEQAGIYSAVYGLMSRPFTMISGIVELTLRPLYNRLVADRMHEQADRLLAKWLLIVSGVVGTGFVCIILFDTLITKILLAEKYRSGIALMPWIAGGYALLALADVFIKICYAYGYTGRVLMVQVVGAAVSLVLAVVGIKFFGLIGAAMAVPAYFGLMLLMTTIAARLNIKKPSLECAACVGDSGKIKINEDIPISP is encoded by the coding sequence ATGATCAACAGGCGAAGACTTATCAAGGACGGGGTGTGGGTGTCAATCGGCCAGATTGGTTCTGCGGTCGGTACGCTGATAGGTATTAGAGCACTTACTGAGTTCGTAGTGCCGCAAACATTCGGTGCCGTCGCTTTGCTGCTCGGCTGCACTACGCTGGTCCTCGGTACGATAGTGTCACCTGTCATGCAGGCAGCGTTGAAGTACTATCCCGAGTATTCGAATGGACGTGGTCACACGCTGAGATCCGCCATCCTGAATATTCTGGCAAAGAGAATTGCTCTCTGCCTGTCAGCGGCGGCGGTGGGCGCGCTTCTGGCTGCATGGCTGTTTGGCGTTGATGTAACGTTAGTTTTTCTTTGCGCAGTCCTGCTAATTCTCGACGGACTGAGGACATTTGAAATGTCTTTGCTGAATGCCGCACGCAGGCAGGCCGCGTGTGCCATGATCTCGAACGGAGAGGCCTGGGGCAGACCTATGGCAGCTATATGGGCGCTCCGGCTTTTTGGTTCAAGCGCCGTATCGATACTCTTGGCGTACGCCTTCACAAGCGCAGTCATTCTCTGCATCTTTTACTGCACCACCCGCCTCGAAGGCTCGGGCTCATATACACACCCTGACCCTTCTATTCGATCTGTTATCAACGGGTACTCTTTGCCTCTCATCCCTATGGCAGCGCTTGGCTGGATAAACGGCGTTGGAGATCGTTATCTGATCGGGGGGATGCTCGGCTTGGAGCAGGCGGGGATATATTCAGCTGTCTACGGCCTCATGAGCAGACCCTTTACGATGATTTCTGGAATAGTGGAATTGACGCTTAGACCTCTTTACAATCGCCTGGTAGCCGACAGAATGCATGAGCAGGCCGATCGGCTACTGGCAAAATGGCTGCTTATTGTATCAGGAGTGGTCGGTACAGGGTTTGTCTGTATCATTTTGTTCGACACGCTGATAACAAAGATCTTGCTGGCAGAGAAGTACCGGAGCGGGATTGCCCTCATGCCATGGATCGCCGGCGGATATGCGCTGTTGGCTCTCGCTGATGTTTTTATCAAAATCTGCTACGCATACGGATATACCGGACGAGTTCTGATGGTACAGGTGGTAGGAGCGGCAGTCAGTCTCGTCTTGGCGGTTGTCGGTATCAAGTTCTTTGGACTGATCGGCGCAGCGATGGCGGTGCCGGCTTACTTTGGGCTGATGTTGCTGATGACAACAATAGCGGCCAGACTCAATATCAAGAAACCTTCTCTGGAATGTGCTGCGTGTGTCGGGGACTCAGGCAAAATCAAAATTAATGAAGATATACCAATTTCTCCATAG
- a CDS encoding PIG-L family deacetylase, with amino-acid sequence MTILYIRHLKSEYWYDVKADYRYQFEEDPDVLHRTTAKISKDYVLFPPIPVNWDTGFLQIRVHPTLSGEINRPFIEVSHGDKSFRQYFEIGAEGIRYINLSSLSDHHPDKVLIKGRHISWESQDGQLLLFRNPTISGKKILVVSPHPDDAEIAAFGFYSNRDSYVVTITDGSAGAARYSKYFPGQDKAASYQLKAKLRVIDSITVPMIGGISPVRCYNLGYFDGSLEAMHNSPERENTSKYTKTSDVTRSRKINVAALSDSGAKATWNSLVTDLSILLKKINPDIIVTPHPILDSNRDHEYSSLAVLEALERVKPEKKGQIFLYSNHYVHTNRYPFGRRGATTSLPPLFSHPKRLKSVYSYSLTTQQQVEKVFALDAMHDLRELPLEGDMTLADMWNDILHDILHYIRNDSDFDLSYYRKGIHANELFMVHPFSDAANLIAEYDEYRKTG; translated from the coding sequence ATGACGATATTGTATATAAGGCATCTCAAATCCGAGTACTGGTATGACGTGAAGGCGGATTACCGCTATCAGTTTGAGGAAGATCCGGACGTATTGCACCGCACGACTGCAAAGATCTCTAAGGATTATGTCTTATTTCCCCCGATACCTGTGAATTGGGACACGGGTTTCCTGCAAATCAGAGTGCACCCCACGTTATCGGGAGAAATCAACAGACCTTTCATAGAAGTGTCCCACGGCGACAAGTCTTTCAGGCAGTACTTTGAAATCGGAGCGGAAGGGATCCGGTATATAAATCTAAGCTCCTTGTCTGATCACCATCCGGACAAGGTACTTATCAAAGGGCGCCATATCTCCTGGGAAAGTCAGGATGGGCAGCTATTGCTGTTCAGAAACCCGACGATATCGGGCAAGAAAATTCTCGTGGTCTCGCCGCACCCGGACGATGCCGAAATAGCGGCGTTCGGGTTTTATAGCAACAGGGATTCGTATGTCGTTACCATAACCGATGGGAGCGCAGGTGCTGCGAGATATTCAAAATATTTTCCGGGACAGGATAAGGCCGCATCATATCAGCTGAAGGCAAAGCTGAGGGTGATCGACAGCATAACCGTTCCGATGATCGGGGGGATAAGCCCCGTACGATGTTATAACCTGGGCTATTTTGATGGATCCCTTGAGGCAATGCACAATTCTCCTGAAAGGGAAAACACGAGCAAGTACACAAAGACATCGGATGTAACTCGATCCCGCAAGATTAACGTTGCCGCACTGTCTGATTCAGGGGCCAAGGCAACGTGGAATAGTCTGGTCACCGATTTGAGTATATTGCTGAAGAAGATAAACCCTGACATTATCGTCACGCCGCATCCTATCCTGGATTCAAATAGAGACCACGAATATTCGTCCCTGGCGGTGTTGGAGGCGCTGGAAAGAGTGAAACCGGAAAAGAAAGGACAGATCTTCCTCTATAGCAATCATTACGTTCATACTAATCGTTACCCGTTTGGGCGAAGAGGCGCTACCACTTCGCTGCCTCCGCTCTTTTCGCATCCGAAAAGATTGAAAAGCGTGTATTCTTACAGTCTGACTACACAACAGCAGGTGGAAAAAGTATTTGCGCTCGACGCCATGCATGACCTGAGAGAACTTCCCCTGGAAGGAGATATGACTTTGGCGGATATGTGGAATGACATCCTTCATGACATTCTGCACTACATCAGAAATGATTCGGACTTTGATCTCAGTTATTACAGAAAAGGAATTCACGCCAACGAGTTGTTTATGGTCCATCCTTTCAGCGATGCCGCGAACCTTATTGCTGAATACGATGAATACCGCAAAACCGGGTAG